In the genome of Leptospira licerasiae serovar Varillal str. VAR 010, one region contains:
- a CDS encoding arylesterase: MSRLSYSGFFSILVIFSFVASCDKDGSEQQPKASPKMEIKTNGKKILFFGDSLTAGYGLNGPEESFVHLAYLELKKKYPDLEYVNAGVSGDTTSGGLARLDWVLNTKYDVFVLELGANDSLRGLPTKMTEENLTRIIREARAKYPSIKILLIGMRTLPNMGPVYAKEFAALFPRVSKKEKTEFMPFLLEGVAGDRRLNQDDGIHPTAEGHKILSKQLLPYLNKLLK; encoded by the coding sequence ATGAGCCGTTTATCATATTCCGGATTTTTTAGTATTTTAGTAATCTTTTCTTTTGTTGCTTCCTGTGATAAAGATGGATCGGAGCAACAACCTAAGGCTTCTCCTAAAATGGAAATAAAAACAAACGGCAAAAAGATCCTATTCTTCGGAGACAGTTTGACCGCAGGTTACGGTTTGAACGGGCCTGAAGAATCTTTTGTCCACCTGGCTTATTTGGAACTCAAAAAAAAATATCCGGATCTGGAATACGTAAATGCAGGCGTAAGCGGGGATACTACTTCCGGCGGACTTGCAAGATTAGATTGGGTCTTGAATACCAAGTATGATGTATTCGTTTTGGAATTAGGCGCAAATGATTCTTTGAGAGGACTTCCCACAAAAATGACCGAGGAGAATCTAACAAGGATCATTCGAGAGGCTAGGGCAAAATATCCTTCTATTAAAATTCTATTAATCGGAATGAGAACGCTTCCGAATATGGGTCCGGTGTACGCGAAGGAATTTGCGGCGCTTTTTCCTAGGGTATCTAAGAAAGAAAAGACGGAGTTTATGCCATTCTTGCTGGAAGGAGTAGCCGGGGACAGAAGGCTAAACCAAGACGACGGGATCCATCCGACTGCGGAAGGTCATAAGATACTTTCCAAACAACTTCTCCCTTATTTGAATAAACTATTGAAATAG
- a CDS encoding molybdopterin-dependent oxidoreductase has protein sequence MCGLRLEIEDDVVVAVRGDKEDKFSRGHLCAKGPELKNLYEDPDRLKFPLKRTESGWEKVDWVTALTDIATKLVEIQNKYGNDSIAVYSGNPSVHNYGSMLFGQRFIGRLKTKNNYSATSVDQLPHQLLSYWMFGHQLLVPIPDIDRTNFFLILGGNPFASNGSLMTVPDVKKRLKEIQERGGKYVVIDPRKTETAIHADEHHFILPGTDAFFLLSIIDVLFKKNLTKNNSLIKEEDLLKLRSIAEKYPATETEKMTGISAETVERIAIEFSKANGAVCYGRVGVSTQPFGALCQWLINSINCITGNMDSVGGAMFTLPAVDMIDPKGVMKSSPGSFHTYGSRVRDLPEFNEELPVAALAEEILTPGEGQIKALVTSAGNPVLSTPNGSQLEKAVSNLEFMVSVDFYLNETTKHAHYILPPSSALEHDHYDLVFNVFAVRNTVRYNQPAFEPEEGMLHDWEIFSDLTKRIELLKSGKPLPKELIKTKITPSAIIDHALKSGPYGEKSGSSVGMSLELLKNSPHGVDLGALKPCFPDRLWTEDKMIRLVPKEVISDLDRLAKYGQNLIADKEGNGSFLLIGRRHLRNNNSWMHNLPKLMTGKDRCTLMIHPEDANLLGIKEEEEVLVESRVGKIGLPAEITDEMMRGVVSIPHGFGHAKEGVSLQVASKFAGSSINDLTDDQVLDELSGNAAFSGIPVSLSKRSA, from the coding sequence ATGTGCGGACTTAGACTTGAGATCGAGGACGATGTAGTAGTTGCAGTCAGAGGAGATAAAGAGGATAAGTTTAGCAGAGGTCATCTATGCGCCAAAGGACCGGAACTCAAAAATTTATACGAGGATCCGGACAGGCTTAAATTTCCTTTAAAACGTACAGAGAGCGGATGGGAGAAGGTGGACTGGGTCACTGCTCTCACTGATATTGCTACAAAACTTGTAGAGATCCAAAATAAATACGGAAACGATTCCATCGCAGTATATAGCGGAAATCCAAGCGTTCATAATTACGGTTCCATGTTATTCGGCCAACGGTTTATCGGAAGGCTCAAAACTAAAAATAATTATTCTGCAACTTCCGTAGACCAACTTCCTCACCAATTACTTTCTTATTGGATGTTCGGTCACCAACTACTTGTCCCGATTCCGGATATAGACAGGACCAATTTCTTTTTGATCTTAGGTGGAAATCCATTTGCGTCTAACGGAAGTTTAATGACTGTTCCGGACGTAAAAAAAAGGCTCAAAGAGATACAGGAAAGAGGCGGAAAATACGTAGTTATAGATCCGAGAAAGACCGAGACTGCAATCCACGCAGACGAGCATCATTTTATCCTTCCAGGAACGGACGCATTCTTTTTACTTTCTATTATAGATGTATTATTTAAGAAAAACTTAACAAAGAACAATTCTTTAATTAAGGAAGAAGATTTACTCAAACTAAGATCTATTGCAGAGAAATATCCTGCGACTGAAACGGAAAAAATGACAGGGATCTCTGCTGAAACAGTGGAGAGGATCGCAATAGAATTTTCCAAAGCGAATGGTGCTGTATGTTACGGTCGTGTAGGAGTTTCTACACAACCATTCGGAGCACTTTGCCAATGGTTAATTAATTCGATCAATTGTATCACAGGAAATATGGACTCAGTGGGTGGAGCAATGTTCACACTTCCTGCCGTGGACATGATAGATCCAAAAGGTGTGATGAAAAGTTCTCCGGGAAGTTTTCATACTTACGGTTCAAGAGTCAGGGACTTACCCGAATTTAACGAAGAGTTACCTGTAGCAGCCCTTGCGGAAGAAATTTTAACGCCGGGAGAAGGTCAGATCAAAGCGCTCGTAACTTCCGCTGGAAATCCGGTGTTATCTACTCCGAACGGTTCTCAGTTAGAGAAGGCGGTCTCTAATCTAGAATTCATGGTAAGCGTTGACTTTTATTTAAACGAAACAACAAAACACGCTCATTATATTCTTCCACCTAGTTCCGCTTTGGAACATGACCATTACGATCTAGTATTTAACGTTTTTGCTGTAAGGAATACTGTCAGATACAACCAACCTGCATTTGAACCGGAAGAAGGAATGCTTCATGATTGGGAAATTTTTTCGGATCTTACCAAAAGAATAGAATTATTAAAATCGGGAAAACCTTTGCCTAAAGAACTGATCAAAACGAAGATCACTCCTTCTGCGATTATTGATCATGCTTTGAAGTCAGGCCCTTACGGAGAAAAATCAGGATCTTCCGTTGGGATGAGTTTGGAACTTCTAAAAAACAGTCCTCATGGAGTCGATCTAGGAGCATTGAAGCCTTGTTTTCCGGACAGACTTTGGACGGAAGATAAGATGATCCGACTTGTACCAAAAGAAGTTATTTCCGATCTGGACCGATTGGCCAAATACGGGCAGAATCTTATCGCAGATAAAGAAGGGAACGGCTCTTTCTTGTTAATAGGAAGAAGACATTTAAGAAATAATAATTCATGGATGCATAATCTTCCAAAACTAATGACAGGAAAAGATAGATGCACTCTCATGATCCATCCCGAAGATGCAAACCTACTCGGTATCAAGGAAGAAGAGGAAGTCCTTGTAGAATCCAGGGTCGGTAAGATTGGACTACCTGCAGAGATCACAGACGAAATGATGAGGGGAGTGGTGAGTATTCCTCATGGATTCGGACATGCAAAAGAAGGAGTCTCTTTGCAGGTTGCGTCTAAATTTGCAGGATCTAGCATCAATGATCTGACGGACGATCAGGTCCTGGATGAACTCTCCGGAAATGCAGCGTTCAGCGGCATTCCGGTTTCTTTAAGTAAAAGATCCGCTTAA
- a CDS encoding VOC family protein, with protein sequence MQKVIPFLMFDKGLEEALQFYSSIFKNMKIENLTKLGGGMVSAKFEIEGQKFLAFTGGPHFKFTEAFSIYISAETQTEIDDLYEKLSAGGTKQPCGWVKDKFGLSWQIIPPILEKYLYDKDQAKSQRVTQAMLQMYKIEISKLQEAYDQN encoded by the coding sequence ATGCAAAAGGTCATTCCATTTTTAATGTTCGATAAGGGTTTAGAAGAAGCGCTCCAATTCTATTCTAGTATATTCAAAAATATGAAAATAGAAAATCTTACGAAACTAGGCGGAGGAATGGTTTCCGCAAAGTTCGAGATAGAAGGCCAGAAATTTCTGGCCTTCACAGGAGGTCCTCATTTTAAATTTACTGAGGCATTTTCCATCTATATCAGTGCGGAAACCCAGACAGAAATAGACGATCTGTATGAAAAACTTTCTGCAGGCGGGACCAAACAACCTTGCGGTTGGGTAAAAGATAAATTCGGTCTATCTTGGCAGATCATTCCTCCCATCTTAGAAAAATATCTATACGATAAAGACCAAGCGAAGTCGCAAAGAGTTACACAAGCAATGTTGCAAATGTATAAGATAGAAATATCTAAACTACAAGAAGCTTACGATCAAAATTAA
- a CDS encoding SRPBCC family protein translates to MSSYVGTLKVEAKGEREIVMTREFNAGKDLVFDCFTKPELIKRWLYGPDGWSLDVCTVDLKVGGKYKYVWKYLKDGTTMGAGGTYKEILGPDKLVHTESFDEPWYPGEALLTTTFVEKSGRTFVTINILYETKEGRDMVIKSPMEGGASQSYNRLETLLNSLSETPQGKK, encoded by the coding sequence ATGAGCAGCTATGTCGGGACTTTAAAGGTAGAAGCTAAAGGAGAAAGGGAGATCGTAATGACCCGCGAATTTAACGCAGGGAAAGATTTGGTATTCGATTGTTTTACAAAACCGGAATTGATCAAACGCTGGTTATACGGCCCGGACGGATGGAGCTTAGATGTATGCACTGTGGATCTCAAAGTCGGCGGAAAATACAAATATGTTTGGAAATATCTCAAAGACGGAACGACTATGGGCGCCGGAGGAACTTATAAAGAAATTTTAGGACCGGACAAACTAGTTCATACCGAATCTTTCGACGAACCTTGGTATCCAGGAGAAGCCTTACTCACGACAACGTTTGTCGAAAAATCCGGCAGGACCTTCGTTACGATCAACATTCTATATGAAACCAAAGAAGGAAGGGATATGGTGATCAAGTCCCCAATGGAAGGCGGAGCCTCCCAAAGTTATAATCGTCTTGAAACTTTGCTTAATTCGCTCAGCGAGACCCCACAAGGAAAAAAATAA
- a CDS encoding ArsR/SmtB family transcription factor yields the protein MNHALNHSSRLDATFAALSDPTRRAILARLANGEVSVMDLAKPFSMSQPAISKHLKVLEKAGLISGIKDAQKRLRKLEAKPLAEASEWLENYRKFWEGRFKHLDSLLEELKLSKQASPKRKNKKGE from the coding sequence ATGAATCATGCACTTAATCATTCCTCGAGATTGGATGCGACCTTTGCCGCACTCTCAGATCCCACCAGAAGAGCGATACTGGCACGTTTAGCAAACGGAGAGGTTTCCGTAATGGATCTCGCGAAACCGTTCTCCATGAGCCAGCCTGCAATTTCTAAACATCTGAAAGTTTTAGAGAAAGCAGGTTTGATATCAGGGATCAAGGACGCTCAAAAAAGATTGCGAAAATTAGAAGCCAAACCGTTGGCAGAAGCGAGTGAATGGTTGGAAAATTATAGAAAATTCTGGGAAGGAAGATTCAAACACTTGGATTCACTTTTGGAAGAATTAAAACTTTCTAAACAAGCTTCCCCTAAACGTAAGAACAAAAAAGGAGAATAA
- a CDS encoding DJ-1/PfpI family protein: protein MEQIEVHILAFNEVEVLDLSGPYEVFSITENENKEKLFKVSIVAEKKELLHARNRFPVFPHLTLEEAGVPDILIIPGGYGAEEIEIHNKKLIGWIKEMEPKVKILASICTGAFLLAEAGILDGLEVTTHWMDQDTLRKKYPKIKNVANEKFIDHGHILTSGGVSRGILMSLHLVEKLVGKKIAEFTARRMEFDF, encoded by the coding sequence ATGGAACAGATTGAAGTTCATATTTTAGCATTTAACGAAGTGGAGGTTTTGGATCTTTCCGGTCCTTACGAAGTATTTTCCATCACAGAGAATGAAAATAAGGAGAAATTATTCAAAGTTTCCATAGTTGCTGAGAAGAAGGAACTACTACATGCCAGAAATCGTTTCCCCGTTTTTCCTCATCTTACTTTGGAAGAGGCGGGTGTTCCGGATATTTTGATCATCCCTGGCGGATACGGAGCGGAAGAAATAGAGATCCACAACAAAAAGTTGATCGGATGGATCAAAGAAATGGAGCCCAAGGTAAAGATCTTAGCTTCTATTTGTACAGGCGCGTTTTTACTTGCAGAGGCAGGAATTTTAGATGGTCTGGAAGTCACCACTCATTGGATGGACCAAGATACTCTTCGTAAAAAATATCCTAAGATCAAAAATGTGGCCAATGAAAAATTCATAGATCATGGGCATATTTTGACTTCCGGAGGAGTTTCTAGAGGGATCTTGATGTCTTTACATCTTGTGGAAAAGTTAGTGGGTAAAAAAATCGCAGAGTTTACTGCAAGAAGAATGGAATTCGACTTTTAA
- a CDS encoding HesA/MoeB/ThiF family protein, with translation MSPEQKKYFSRQTKLPFLGESGQNGLLQKSALVIGLGGLGSPASLHLATAGIGRIGLWDFDTVELSNLHRQTAFTLSDIGRKKTEVTKEYIQARVPDIQLETFAEIFSENIDPSIFKNYDIILDCTDQIQAKYTINRFCIQNFRPLVTASVFRTSAQIAIFSPHGKPCYKCLYPNLENSELLSCEDGGVLGVQTAIAGLYQASFAIRYLLFPEKSPTHSAFQLEWESPLLYETFLEADPNCTECGSGKREETFRDEIDLKDWKEWKKDPRYVLLDVRESEERKETPIGNSEFSPLSELSKNTALNFSREKIYITICESGIRSKKAVKILKEAGLTAYSFQGGRKILALEEIL, from the coding sequence ATGAGTCCGGAACAGAAAAAGTATTTTTCCAGACAAACTAAACTGCCGTTTTTAGGAGAATCGGGTCAAAATGGACTTCTCCAAAAATCAGCGTTGGTGATCGGTCTCGGAGGTTTAGGCTCTCCTGCTTCTTTACATTTGGCGACTGCAGGAATAGGAAGGATAGGCCTTTGGGATTTTGATACGGTAGAATTAAGCAATCTTCATAGACAAACCGCATTCACTCTTTCCGATATTGGCAGAAAAAAAACGGAAGTCACAAAAGAATACATTCAAGCAAGAGTGCCGGACATACAATTAGAAACGTTTGCAGAAATTTTTTCGGAAAACATAGATCCAAGTATATTCAAAAATTACGATATTATTTTAGATTGTACGGACCAGATCCAGGCAAAGTATACTATCAATCGATTCTGTATCCAAAATTTTAGACCGCTTGTTACTGCGTCCGTATTCAGGACCAGCGCTCAAATTGCAATATTCTCCCCTCATGGAAAACCTTGTTATAAATGTTTGTATCCGAATTTAGAAAATTCTGAACTTCTTTCCTGCGAAGATGGAGGAGTCTTGGGAGTCCAAACTGCGATTGCTGGTTTATACCAGGCATCTTTTGCGATCCGATATTTACTATTTCCGGAAAAATCCCCCACTCATTCCGCATTCCAACTAGAATGGGAATCCCCGCTACTTTATGAAACCTTTTTAGAAGCAGATCCAAACTGCACCGAATGTGGTTCTGGCAAAAGAGAAGAAACCTTCCGAGATGAGATCGACCTAAAGGATTGGAAAGAATGGAAAAAGGATCCTAGATACGTTCTACTCGATGTCAGAGAGTCGGAAGAAAGAAAGGAAACTCCGATAGGTAACTCAGAATTTTCTCCTCTTTCCGAACTTTCCAAAAATACTGCACTTAACTTTTCCAGAGAGAAAATCTATATTACGATTTGCGAATCAGGCATACGGTCTAAAAAAGCAGTTAAGATCCTAAAAGAAGCGGGACTCACTGCTTATTCTTTTCAAGGCGGAAGAAAAATTTTGGCTTTGGAAGAAATCCTTTAA
- a CDS encoding GTP 3',8-cyclase MoaA, giving the protein MDIVDAYGRKFEVLRVSVTSSCGFGCVYCAPGAALNGEGANGSFLSAELLRKNIHLLARKIPLKEIHFTGGEPTLHKDLPKLVKVAKEEKIPNIALTSNGFFRDGLIRDLKLAGLDRLNFSLDSLSQESFSLISGKNLPVIRLLNRIEEAIQEGLEVKLNCTVLKGYNEEQIRPLLRWAGERDLPIRYLELMKMGPLRAKHSELFFSAAKIKEELSQEFDFEPEETPIESTAKYYRTAENYRFGIIANHTEPFCEGCNRLRMDHLGKIYGCLSDFRSFPVSEDESELSRSLDLAMKTKKNEFTGSELSMKYIGG; this is encoded by the coding sequence TTGGACATCGTGGACGCCTACGGTCGAAAATTCGAGGTGCTTAGAGTGAGTGTTACATCCTCTTGCGGATTCGGTTGTGTGTATTGTGCTCCCGGTGCCGCATTAAATGGGGAAGGAGCAAATGGCTCCTTCTTAAGTGCGGAACTTCTTCGCAAAAACATCCATCTTCTTGCCCGTAAAATTCCGCTGAAAGAGATCCATTTCACCGGAGGAGAGCCTACTCTTCATAAAGATCTTCCTAAACTTGTCAAAGTTGCAAAAGAGGAAAAGATCCCAAACATCGCGCTTACCTCGAACGGTTTTTTTCGAGATGGTCTTATTAGAGATCTGAAACTTGCAGGCTTAGATAGACTGAACTTCTCTTTAGATTCACTTTCCCAGGAATCTTTTTCTTTGATCTCAGGTAAAAACCTTCCTGTAATTCGCTTATTAAATAGGATAGAAGAGGCGATTCAAGAAGGGTTGGAAGTGAAACTTAATTGCACCGTATTAAAAGGTTATAATGAAGAACAGATCCGTCCTCTTCTTCGCTGGGCGGGAGAAAGGGATCTTCCGATCCGATACTTAGAACTCATGAAGATGGGACCTCTGAGGGCAAAACATTCCGAATTATTCTTTTCAGCCGCAAAGATCAAAGAAGAGCTTTCCCAAGAATTTGATTTTGAACCAGAGGAGACTCCGATCGAATCCACTGCAAAGTATTATCGTACTGCAGAAAATTATAGATTCGGGATCATTGCAAATCATACTGAACCTTTTTGTGAGGGTTGTAATCGTCTCAGAATGGATCATTTGGGAAAAATTTACGGATGTTTGAGCGATTTTCGTTCCTTCCCCGTTTCAGAAGATGAGTCCGAACTTTCACGTTCTTTAGATCTGGCGATGAAAACTAAAAAAAACGAGTTTACCGGAAGTGAACTTTCTATGAAATATATAGGCGGATAG
- a CDS encoding MoaD/ThiS family protein gives MDIQLLFFAAVKDHFPDLKKIEVSEGHSILHLREILTHKNPDSVSILKVSRFAVDQSIVGDDYILREGSVVAVLPPSSGG, from the coding sequence ATGGATATTCAACTTTTGTTTTTTGCCGCAGTTAAAGATCATTTTCCGGATCTAAAAAAAATAGAAGTTTCGGAAGGACATTCCATTTTACATCTTCGTGAAATTCTCACTCATAAAAATCCTGATTCAGTATCCATTTTGAAAGTCAGTAGGTTCGCAGTGGATCAGTCCATCGTAGGCGATGATTATATTCTGAGGGAAGGTTCTGTGGTGGCAGTGCTTCCTCCTTCTAGCGGCGGTTGA
- a CDS encoding molybdenum cofactor biosynthesis protein MoaE — MSVLETYSHISSSPIFVSSQLPDIPEMGGFVVFSGIVRNLNEGKKVTHLEYEAYAPMANEMIAGILADARNKWDLLHTNCVHRIGRLGISEIAVIVETGSIHRAEAYESNRYIIDRVKHEVPIWKKEFYLDGSSEWSKGCVHESH; from the coding sequence ATGTCCGTTTTAGAAACTTATTCTCATATTTCTTCTTCTCCCATTTTTGTTTCTTCACAGTTACCCGATATTCCCGAGATGGGCGGTTTTGTAGTATTCTCCGGGATCGTTCGAAATCTAAACGAAGGAAAAAAAGTCACTCATTTGGAGTATGAAGCATATGCTCCTATGGCAAATGAAATGATTGCGGGTATTCTTGCGGATGCCCGAAATAAATGGGACCTTCTCCATACGAATTGTGTCCACAGGATCGGAAGATTGGGAATTTCCGAAATTGCAGTGATTGTTGAGACAGGATCCATACATAGGGCGGAAGCATACGAGTCCAATCGTTATATCATAGACCGCGTAAAACACGAGGTTCCGATTTGGAAAAAGGAATTCTATTTAGACGGTTCTTCCGAGTGGTCGAAGGGCTGCGTGCATGAGAGCCACTGA